One segment of Anser cygnoides isolate HZ-2024a breed goose chromosome 5, Taihu_goose_T2T_genome, whole genome shotgun sequence DNA contains the following:
- the LOC106037249 gene encoding SERTA domain-containing protein 2-like encodes MLGRGLKRKLSDYEENMAGLSSAFDSSRNLSYPLKRQLVLNMCLTKLQTYKMLVEPNLHRSVLIANTVRQIQEEMRQESNQQPVNVCAGITPSTHSYTGMESSGISLQLPSGISQQESNCCDLRSAEDQIENSLLIVSDDDMSSAISSILKDLDFVEDISPPTCLVPTGDDQPKFPENAGLKLEDDRQDLKGAECVFGSFEISNSTSYLKDLAIDDIFEDIDTSMYDSDFCCPPLMPPRPPPLATEEPLKTFPSCNSSSANNIQICRTDLSELDHIMEILVGS; translated from the coding sequence ATGTTGGGGAGAGGCCTAAAACGCAAGCTGAGTGACTATGAGGAGAACATGGCTGGTCTCTCTAGTGCCTTCGATTCCAGTCGAAATCTGTCATATCCGCTTAAGAGGCAGCTGGTGCTCAACATGTGCCTCACCAAGTTACAGACTTACAAAATGCTGGTGGAACCGAACTTGCACCGCTCTGTCCTCATAGCCAACACCGTGCGGCAAATTCAAGAGGAAATGAGACAAGAGAGTAATCAGCAGCCAGTTAATGTCTGCGCTGGCATTACTCCTAGTACTCACAGCTACACAGGGATGGAGTCATCTGGGATTTCCCTACAGTTGCCTTCAGGTATTAGTCAGCAAGAGTCTAACTGTTGTGACTTGCGGTCTGCAGAAGACCAGATAGAAAATAGCCTGCTGATAGTCTCAGATGATGATATGTCGTCTGCTATTTCATCAATTCTGAAGGATTTAGACTTTGTAGAAGACATAAGCCCACCTACTTGTCTGGTTCCTACTGGAGATGACCAGCCAAAGTTTCCAGAAAATGCCGGTCTAAAGCTAGAAGATGATAGACAAGATTTGAAGGGAGCTGAATGCGTGTTTGGTTCCTTTGAGATTTCGAATTCAACTAGCTACTTGAAGGATTTGGCAATAGATGACATTTTTGAAGATATTGACACTTCAATGTATGATTCAGACTTCTGTTGCCCTCCGCTAATGCCACCCAGACCACCACCTCTTGCTACAGAAGAACCGTTGAAAACCTTCCCATCCTGTAATTCTTCTTCAGCAAACAACATTCAGATATGTAGAACAGATCTGAGCGAGCTGGACCACATCATGGAAATTCTCGTTGGATCCTGA